In candidate division WOR-3 bacterium, a single window of DNA contains:
- a CDS encoding 6-bladed beta-propeller, which produces MSKCIFLLFTFFYSLFASITYGQDKPKKVILKEVLSIGSEDEDILYQWAGVTTDLSLNIYVTDSMDYSIKKFNKDGTLLKKVGRRGEGPGEFLAPRLIKYFNGFLYVTDQNKPGIQIFDEELNYRGSIPLRVPVIDFKVLSKSLIAISTFDPNENSKCIYFYDEKGTLKNKVEYSKFDDMSQSTLSMVEFEIDNQNNFYIVYTFQDKIEKFDSKGKKIWTKSLLERKEVKMKKPRAGHFQLPMEVVYKDIEFDNFGNIYILGGSWSKNKSRDIYILDKNGNLLHTVTLPESTHCIHIDKENNLYSRAGMGTVLKKYRIEYPKLI; this is translated from the coding sequence ATGAGTAAATGCATATTTTTATTGTTTACATTTTTCTATTCTTTGTTCGCTTCAATCACATATGGGCAAGATAAGCCAAAAAAAGTCATTTTAAAAGAAGTTCTTTCTATTGGAAGTGAAGATGAAGATATTCTCTATCAATGGGCTGGTGTGACTACAGATTTGAGCTTGAATATATATGTCACAGATTCAATGGATTATTCCATAAAAAAATTTAACAAAGACGGAACCCTATTAAAGAAGGTAGGCAGAAGAGGAGAAGGTCCAGGAGAATTCCTCGCTCCAAGATTGATTAAATATTTCAATGGGTTTCTTTATGTGACTGATCAAAATAAGCCTGGAATACAGATCTTTGATGAAGAACTTAACTATAGAGGAAGTATACCCTTGAGGGTTCCAGTGATAGATTTTAAAGTACTCTCAAAGAGCTTGATAGCTATTTCTACTTTTGACCCCAATGAAAATTCTAAATGTATATATTTCTATGATGAAAAAGGGACTCTAAAGAATAAAGTAGAGTATTCAAAATTTGATGATATGAGTCAGTCCACGCTAAGTATGGTGGAATTTGAAATCGATAACCAAAATAACTTTTATATTGTTTATACCTTTCAGGATAAAATAGAAAAGTTTGATAGCAAAGGGAAAAAGATTTGGACCAAATCTCTTCTTGAGAGAAAAGAGGTTAAAATGAAAAAGCCAAGAGCTGGTCATTTTCAATTGCCTATGGAAGTAGTCTATAAAGATATTGAATTTGATAATTTTGGAAACATTTACATACTTGGAGGCTCGTGGTCAAAAAACAAGAGTAGAGATATTTACATCTTGGACAAAAATGGTAATTTACTTCACACCGTCACTTTGCCAGAATCGACTCACTGTATACATATTGACAAAGAGAACAATCTATACTCTCGGGCTGGTATGGGAACAGTTCTCAAAAAATATCGTATAGAGTATCCAAAGCTTATATGA
- a CDS encoding redoxin domain-containing protein, with translation MLVIINVFLVSKVKDCNRNSVFEKIFIKGLKERVSIPSRESVLTFIIYFSNNECRNCIEEIYYWNKLFKDLKREEIFILGLIPQEEDIRALKEKVEIAFPVGHDRNGKIKNRFNISITPFKIIMDRSGKILYMSPSFSDKKLQESFYFEALELLREARLKEILTSHYYSKRK, from the coding sequence TTGCTGGTAATAATAAATGTTTTTTTAGTTTCAAAAGTGAAGGATTGCAATAGAAACTCAGTTTTTGAAAAAATATTCATAAAAGGTTTGAAAGAAAGAGTTTCAATTCCATCAAGAGAGAGTGTTTTAACCTTTATTATTTATTTCTCGAATAACGAATGTAGAAATTGCATAGAAGAAATATATTACTGGAATAAGCTTTTCAAGGATTTAAAGAGGGAGGAGATATTTATATTAGGTCTAATTCCACAAGAAGAAGATATTAGAGCACTCAAGGAAAAAGTAGAAATAGCTTTCCCTGTTGGCCACGATAGAAACGGGAAAATAAAAAACAGATTTAATATTTCAATTACGCCATTTAAGATAATAATGGATAGAAGTGGTAAAATTCTTTATATGTCACCAAGTTTTTCAGACAAGAAATTACAGGAAAGTTTCTATTTTGAAGCACTTGAACTTCTTAGAGAAGCTAGATTAAAAGAAATCCTTACAAGTCATTATTACTCAAAAAGAAAATAG
- a CDS encoding 6-bladed beta-propeller has translation MKRKCFLWLFLFGASFLNGKIRIELLSQFYLEQKSEFITNARDIAVDEKENIYVVDGDSSNIKIYNKDGKLLKTFGSKGGGPGEFMYPFRIDVNDKWICVQDVHALKYIIFDRTFREIKRIFYLLSPNDTFVISKDRIISNGYFVEKNGKEFIGIIIDFSGKVIKALIPFQYPRDDMWNRVTDSLSFLDISNNEEIYFVKEREVKVFKFNKSGELVRKFGENPSYFYQCKKTKDFDLIYKGNSQSEMMEADERWRRSFSWVSGIFALKDLVGVIITNFNNKLNKWEYFLRCYDCDGNLLENGKKIEGIGKSSYQHFFMIDSNHEDKIYILETLDDEKEPKYRFSKYKVTKVLP, from the coding sequence ATGAAAAGGAAATGTTTTTTATGGCTATTTCTTTTTGGAGCTTCTTTTTTGAACGGAAAGATAAGAATAGAGCTTCTTTCTCAGTTTTACTTAGAGCAAAAAAGTGAGTTTATTACTAATGCACGAGATATAGCAGTAGACGAAAAAGAGAATATTTATGTTGTTGATGGAGATTCTTCTAATATTAAAATTTACAACAAGGATGGAAAACTTCTTAAAACTTTCGGAAGCAAGGGAGGAGGACCAGGGGAATTTATGTATCCATTTAGAATTGATGTTAATGACAAATGGATATGTGTTCAAGATGTTCATGCATTGAAATATATAATATTTGATAGAACATTCAGAGAGATCAAAAGGATCTTTTATCTTCTCAGTCCAAATGATACCTTTGTAATAAGTAAAGACAGGATTATTTCAAATGGTTATTTTGTAGAAAAAAATGGTAAAGAGTTTATTGGTATTATTATTGATTTTTCAGGAAAAGTGATAAAGGCACTAATTCCTTTCCAATACCCAAGAGATGATATGTGGAACAGGGTTACTGATTCCTTGTCGTTTCTGGATATTTCTAATAATGAAGAGATTTATTTTGTAAAGGAAAGGGAGGTTAAGGTCTTCAAATTTAATAAATCTGGAGAACTTGTAAGAAAATTTGGAGAAAACCCTTCTTATTTTTACCAATGTAAAAAAACTAAAGATTTTGACTTAATATACAAAGGAAATAGCCAATCGGAGATGATGGAAGCGGATGAGAGATGGCGTCGTTCTTTCAGCTGGGTCTCGGGGATATTTGCTCTAAAAGATCTTGTAGGAGTGATAATTACTAACTTCAATAATAAGCTAAATAAGTGGGAGTATTTTTTGCGATGTTATGACTGCGATGGAAACTTATTAGAGAATGGAAAGAAAATTGAAGGAATCGGGAAATCTTCCTACCAGCATTTTTTTATGATTGACAGTAATCATGAGGATAAAATTTACATCTTAGAAACTCTTGATGATGAAAAAGAACCCAAATATAGGTTTTCTAAATACAAAGTTACAAAGGTATTACCTTGA